Proteins encoded by one window of Actinocorallia herbida:
- a CDS encoding DUF6458 family protein: MDLVRVGTEALPKADVRARGVRPVGFGVAIFIITLGAILKFAVNADLGPVDLNAIGVILMIVGIVSFLLQFVFARQLGSDGPRRVNGPAGRDTSHDGDD; the protein is encoded by the coding sequence ATGGATCTTGTGAGGGTGGGTACAGAGGCTTTACCGAAGGCGGATGTTCGCGCGAGAGGGGTCCGGCCGGTGGGTTTTGGTGTTGCGATCTTCATCATCACGCTTGGCGCAATTTTGAAGTTCGCGGTGAACGCGGACCTGGGGCCGGTGGACCTGAACGCGATCGGGGTGATCCTGATGATCGTCGGGATCGTCTCCTTCCTGTTGCAGTTCGTGTTCGCGCGGCAGCTCGGAAGTGACGGACCGAGGAGGGTGAACGGGCCCGCGGGACGGGACACCTCCCACGACGGCGACGACTGA
- a CDS encoding TetR/AcrR family transcriptional regulator, whose product MGTRERILDAAARILRTRGIAQATTKEIALASEVSEPTLYKYFGDKERLLLAVLEERLPGPSRVALRPGEGDLAETLTDLAHAYLDFYRQSIPMLGALLADPQRMASHRASMARHGGGPDRPVTALSAYLEAERARGRLAETADPAAAASLLVGACFQEAFLRYYAEGPDLLPIPRTVASALTKTLIHPLLPPSPPA is encoded by the coding sequence ATGGGCACAAGGGAGCGGATCCTGGACGCCGCCGCGCGGATCCTGCGCACGCGCGGCATCGCGCAGGCGACGACCAAGGAGATCGCGCTGGCGTCGGAGGTCTCGGAGCCGACGCTGTACAAGTACTTCGGCGACAAGGAGCGGCTGCTGCTGGCCGTCCTGGAGGAGCGGCTCCCCGGCCCGTCCCGGGTGGCGCTGCGCCCCGGCGAGGGCGACCTGGCGGAGACCCTCACCGATCTCGCGCACGCCTACCTCGACTTCTACCGGCAGTCGATCCCGATGCTCGGCGCGCTGCTGGCCGACCCGCAGCGCATGGCCTCCCACCGCGCCTCGATGGCCCGGCACGGCGGCGGCCCCGACCGCCCCGTCACCGCGCTCTCCGCCTACCTGGAGGCCGAGCGGGCGCGCGGCAGGCTCGCCGAGACCGCCGACCCGGCCGCCGCCGCCTCACTGCTCGTCGGCGCGTGCTTCCAGGAGGCCTTCCTCCGCTATTACGCCGAAGGCCCCGACCTCCTTCCCATCCCCCGCACCGTCGCGTCGGCCCTCACCAAGACCCTCATCCACCCCCTCCTCCCTCCGTCCCCGCCCGCCTGA
- the purL gene encoding phosphoribosylformylglycinamidine synthase subunit PurL, whose product MSEVTELTPEPTPGPDDTAPGLPRTDSVARAEASPEHPQPYKELGMNDEEYGRVRDILGRRPTASELAIYSVMWSEHCSYKSSKMYLRQFGEKAPKTDALLVGMGENAGVVDVGQGWAVTFKVESHNHPSFVEPYQGAATGVGGIVRDIISMGARPVAVMDSLRLGAADAPDTRRVLPGVVSGIGGYGNSLGLPNVGGETVFDPCYQDNPLVNALCIGVLRHEDIHRASAEGAGNLVILYGAYTGPDGIGGASVLASATFDDESQAKRPSVQVGDPFMEKLLIECSLELFQAGLVEGIQDLGAAGVSCATTELAAGGSGGMAVKLDAVPLRDPNLLPEEILMSESQERMMAVVTPANAAAFMAVCAKYEVPATVIGEVTDTGRLVMTWHDEVIVDIPPRTAAHDGPVYERPVAVPADQAALQADSPAKLPRPSNRDELRKTVLWLAGSPNLASKDWVTSQYDRYVLGNTVLAQPENAGVIRLDDETGLGVALSLDGNGRYTRLDPYAGAQLALSEAYRNVAATGAQPLAVTNCLNFGSPEDPGVMWQFARATEGLADACLMLGIPVTGGNVSFYNQTNDVPINPTPVIGVLGVHQDVRRRTAMAFAAEGHKLVLLGTTLDEFGGSEWAHVLYGHLGGTPPKVNLPAEAALGSVLVTSAQEGLLSGAHDVSDGGLSQALVEASLRGGLGVRVAFQGDPFVELFSESVARAVVAVRPEAEARFVDICAQAGVPFTTIGVVGGDSYTVDGAFTIPLHELREAHTRTIPALMEQ is encoded by the coding sequence ATGAGCGAAGTGACCGAGCTGACCCCCGAACCGACCCCCGGGCCGGACGACACCGCCCCTGGCCTGCCGCGCACCGACAGCGTCGCGCGCGCCGAGGCCAGCCCTGAGCATCCCCAGCCCTACAAGGAGTTGGGGATGAACGACGAGGAGTACGGCCGCGTCCGCGACATCCTCGGCCGCCGCCCGACCGCGTCGGAGCTGGCGATCTACTCGGTGATGTGGTCGGAGCACTGCTCCTACAAGAGCTCCAAGATGTATCTGCGCCAGTTCGGCGAGAAGGCGCCCAAGACCGACGCGCTGCTCGTCGGCATGGGCGAGAACGCCGGTGTGGTCGACGTCGGCCAGGGCTGGGCGGTGACCTTCAAGGTCGAGTCGCACAACCACCCGTCGTTCGTCGAGCCCTACCAGGGCGCCGCGACCGGCGTCGGCGGCATCGTCCGCGACATCATCTCGATGGGCGCGCGCCCGGTGGCCGTCATGGACTCCCTGCGCCTCGGCGCGGCCGACGCCCCCGACACCCGGCGGGTCCTGCCCGGCGTGGTGAGCGGCATCGGCGGCTACGGCAACTCCCTCGGCCTGCCGAACGTCGGCGGCGAGACCGTCTTCGACCCGTGCTACCAGGACAACCCCCTGGTCAACGCGCTGTGCATCGGCGTGCTGCGGCACGAGGACATCCACCGCGCGTCCGCCGAGGGCGCCGGGAACCTGGTCATCCTGTACGGCGCCTACACCGGCCCCGACGGCATCGGCGGCGCGTCCGTCCTCGCCTCGGCGACCTTCGACGATGAGTCCCAGGCCAAGCGGCCCTCGGTCCAGGTCGGCGACCCGTTCATGGAGAAGCTGCTCATCGAGTGCTCCCTCGAGCTGTTCCAGGCGGGGCTCGTCGAGGGCATCCAGGACCTGGGCGCCGCGGGCGTCTCCTGCGCCACCACCGAGCTCGCCGCGGGCGGCTCGGGCGGCATGGCGGTCAAGCTCGACGCGGTCCCGCTGCGCGACCCGAATCTCCTCCCCGAGGAGATCCTGATGAGCGAGTCGCAGGAACGCATGATGGCGGTCGTCACACCCGCGAACGCCGCGGCGTTCATGGCCGTGTGCGCGAAGTACGAGGTGCCCGCGACCGTCATCGGCGAGGTCACCGACACCGGCCGTCTGGTGATGACCTGGCACGACGAGGTCATCGTCGACATCCCGCCGCGCACCGCCGCGCACGACGGCCCGGTGTACGAGCGCCCCGTCGCGGTCCCCGCCGACCAGGCGGCCCTCCAGGCCGACTCGCCGGCGAAGCTGCCCCGGCCGTCGAACCGGGACGAGCTGCGCAAGACCGTCCTGTGGCTGGCGGGTTCCCCGAACCTCGCCTCCAAGGACTGGGTGACCTCCCAGTACGACCGCTACGTCCTCGGCAACACCGTGCTCGCGCAGCCGGAGAACGCGGGCGTGATCCGGCTCGACGACGAGACCGGCCTGGGCGTCGCGCTGTCCCTGGACGGCAACGGTCGCTACACCCGCCTCGACCCGTACGCGGGCGCGCAGCTCGCGCTGTCGGAGGCGTACCGGAACGTGGCGGCGACCGGCGCGCAGCCGCTCGCGGTCACCAACTGCCTGAACTTCGGCTCGCCGGAGGACCCGGGCGTCATGTGGCAGTTCGCGCGGGCCACCGAGGGCCTCGCCGACGCCTGCCTGATGCTCGGCATCCCGGTGACGGGCGGCAACGTCAGCTTCTACAACCAGACGAACGACGTGCCGATCAACCCGACCCCGGTCATCGGCGTGCTCGGCGTGCACCAGGACGTCCGGCGGCGCACCGCGATGGCGTTCGCGGCCGAGGGCCACAAGCTCGTCCTGCTCGGCACGACCCTCGACGAGTTCGGCGGGTCGGAGTGGGCGCACGTGCTCTACGGGCACCTCGGCGGCACGCCGCCGAAGGTGAACCTGCCCGCCGAGGCGGCGCTGGGCTCGGTGCTGGTCACCTCCGCGCAGGAGGGCCTGCTGTCGGGCGCCCACGACGTCTCCGACGGCGGCCTGTCCCAGGCGCTGGTCGAGGCGTCGCTTCGCGGCGGCCTCGGCGTGCGCGTGGCCTTCCAGGGCGACCCGTTCGTCGAGCTGTTCTCGGAGTCGGTGGCGCGCGCCGTCGTCGCGGTGCGGCCCGAGGCCGAGGCCAGGTTCGTGGACATCTGCGCCCAGGCGGGCGTGCCGTTCACCACGATCGGCGTCGTGGGCGGCGACTCCTACACCGTCGACGGGGCCTTCACGATCCCGCTGCACGAGCTGCGCGAGGCGCACACCCGGACGATCCCGGCCCTGATGGAGCAGTGA
- the purS gene encoding phosphoribosylformylglycinamidine synthase subunit PurS gives MARVVVDVMLKPEILDPQGQAIARKLPQLGFEGVAAVRQGKRFEIEVDGPVDEAALERVRKIAETLLANPVIENFEVHAE, from the coding sequence GTGGCCCGAGTGGTCGTCGACGTCATGCTCAAGCCGGAGATCCTGGACCCGCAGGGCCAGGCCATCGCGCGCAAGCTCCCGCAGCTCGGCTTCGAGGGCGTCGCCGCGGTCCGGCAGGGCAAGCGGTTCGAGATCGAGGTCGACGGCCCGGTCGACGAGGCCGCCCTGGAGCGGGTCCGCAAGATCGCCGAAACGCTGCTCGCGAACCCGGTGATCGAGAACTTCGAAGTGCACGCGGAATAA
- a CDS encoding zinc-binding dehydrogenase has protein sequence MPDPDGGIAGAPGEGAVVRAVVAEGPGGPGTLRVRRVPDPWPGPGQVRISVACANVAFLDTALRAGRPFGPRMAFPYVPGNGVGGVVDKVGAGVDPGWRGARVVSVTGGSGGYAEFALARDTDLHRVPGGLTMAEATALLGDGRTALGVHRSGKARAGETVVVTAAAGGVGGLLVQLAAASGTRVIALAGSEAKLAHAVALGAHAAVEYRGDGWAGRLRDLAPDGLDVVFDGVGASVTAELLPLTRAGGRYVRHGAAGGRLADLDENAVHGKEIVPLFAIGRTPEQLFPLVAEALALASAGRLLVTVGQTFPLAEAAAAHAAIEARATVGKTLLLP, from the coding sequence GTGCCCGATCCCGATGGCGGGATCGCGGGCGCGCCAGGGGAGGGAGCCGTCGTGCGGGCCGTGGTCGCCGAAGGGCCGGGCGGGCCAGGGACGCTGCGCGTGCGGCGCGTGCCCGATCCGTGGCCGGGACCGGGACAGGTGCGGATCTCGGTCGCGTGCGCGAACGTGGCGTTCCTCGACACCGCGCTCCGGGCGGGTCGGCCGTTCGGGCCGCGCATGGCGTTCCCGTACGTGCCGGGGAACGGGGTCGGCGGCGTCGTCGACAAGGTGGGCGCGGGCGTGGATCCGGGCTGGCGCGGTGCCCGGGTCGTCAGCGTGACGGGAGGTTCGGGGGGTTACGCGGAGTTCGCCCTGGCCCGGGACACCGACCTGCACCGCGTCCCGGGTGGGCTGACCATGGCCGAGGCGACCGCGCTGCTCGGCGACGGCCGGACCGCGCTCGGCGTGCACCGGTCGGGAAAGGCGCGGGCCGGGGAGACCGTCGTCGTCACGGCGGCCGCGGGCGGCGTCGGCGGACTGCTCGTGCAGCTCGCGGCGGCCTCGGGCACCCGGGTGATCGCGCTCGCCGGGTCAGAGGCCAAACTCGCGCACGCCGTCGCCCTCGGCGCCCACGCGGCCGTCGAGTACCGCGGCGACGGCTGGGCCGGACGCCTGCGCGACCTGGCCCCCGATGGCTTGGACGTCGTCTTCGACGGGGTCGGCGCCTCCGTCACCGCGGAACTCCTCCCGCTCACCCGCGCGGGCGGCCGATACGTGCGGCACGGCGCCGCCGGAGGCCGCCTCGCCGACCTGGACGAGAACGCCGTGCACGGCAAGGAGATCGTGCCGCTCTTCGCGATCGGCAGGACCCCCGAGCAGCTGTTCCCGCTCGTCGCGGAAGCCCTCGCCCTCGCCTCCGCCGGAAGGCTCCTGGTGACGGTCGGGCAGACGTTCCCGCTCGCCGAGGCCGCCGCCGCCCACGCCGCGATCGAGGCCCGCGCCACCGTCGGCAAGACCCTCCTGCTGCCCTGA
- a CDS encoding alpha-ketoacid dehydrogenase subunit beta — MTEVTAPQTQAREAGTQTLTMAKALNAGLRRAMEDDAKVVLMGEDIGKLGGVFRITDGLQRDFGEGRVIDTPLAESGIVGTAIGMALRGYRPVCEIQFDGFVFPAADQIITQLAKMRLRSLGKVELPVVVRIPCGGGIGAVEHHSESPEAYFAHTAGLRVVACANPVDAYWMIQQAIACPDPVIFFEPKRRYWDKAVVDPEVPAAPMGDARVVREGTDATLLAYGPMVKTCLEAAEADERSLEVVDLRSLSPLDTETLFASVRKTGRCVVVHEAPVFGGLGGEIAARVTESCFYHLEAPVLRVGGFATPYPASRLEDHYLPDLDRILDAVDRTCAW, encoded by the coding sequence ATGACTGAGGTAACGGCACCGCAGACACAGGCCCGAGAGGCCGGGACACAGACGCTGACGATGGCCAAGGCGTTGAACGCGGGGCTGCGGCGGGCCATGGAGGACGACGCCAAAGTCGTCCTGATGGGCGAGGACATAGGCAAGCTCGGAGGGGTCTTCCGCATAACGGACGGCCTCCAACGGGATTTCGGCGAGGGAAGGGTGATCGACACGCCCCTCGCCGAGTCCGGGATCGTCGGGACGGCCATCGGCATGGCCCTGCGCGGGTACCGGCCGGTCTGCGAGATCCAGTTCGACGGGTTCGTCTTCCCCGCGGCCGACCAGATCATCACCCAGCTCGCCAAGATGCGGCTGCGCTCCCTCGGCAAGGTCGAGCTGCCCGTCGTGGTGCGCATCCCGTGCGGGGGAGGGATCGGCGCGGTCGAGCACCACAGCGAGTCGCCCGAGGCCTATTTCGCGCACACCGCGGGCCTGCGCGTGGTGGCGTGCGCGAATCCGGTCGACGCCTACTGGATGATCCAGCAGGCGATCGCCTGTCCGGACCCGGTGATCTTCTTTGAGCCGAAGCGGAGGTACTGGGACAAGGCGGTGGTCGATCCCGAGGTTCCGGCGGCTCCGATGGGCGATGCCCGGGTCGTCAGGGAAGGTACGGACGCGACGCTGCTGGCGTACGGGCCGATGGTGAAGACCTGTCTGGAGGCCGCGGAAGCCGACGAGCGGTCTTTGGAGGTCGTGGACCTGCGCTCCCTTTCGCCGCTGGACACCGAGACGCTCTTCGCGTCGGTGCGCAAGACCGGAAGATGCGTGGTCGTCCATGAGGCGCCCGTCTTCGGCGGCCTTGGCGGGGAGATCGCGGCGCGCGTCACGGAGTCCTGCTTCTACCACCTGGAAGCGCCGGTCCTTCGCGTCGGCGGCTTCGCGACGCCTTATCCGGCCTCCCGGCTGGAGGACCACTACCTCCCCGACCTCGATCGGATTCTCGACGCGGTGGATCGGACGTGCGCATGGTGA
- a CDS encoding dihydrolipoamide acetyltransferase family protein: MVKYFNLPDVGEGLTEADIVRWHVAPGDRVEVNQTIVEIETAKAIVELPSPFAGVVRELLAEEGQTVDVGVPIIGIEEAGAEPPAGPPAQSPPAEAGPATGQAPPARTPVLVGYGVKPGATQRRPRKNGPASGRPGGGSARPAAPRPGEPAAYASGQDAGGRGSGGQGSAGQGSGGQQGSGGQGEALAVRLGRAEAATGRALAKPPVRKLAKDLGVDLATVDGTGPHGSVTRDDVRAAASAPVPAPVREEAPAAPAPPTAPVVPVEAPEAAGGARIPVKGVRKAMAAAMVSSAFTAPHVTEFLQVDVTRTVRTVEKLRDLPEFGEIHFSPMLLVARALLVSLRRHPLANAAWTEDGHGAEIVVPEHVNLGIAVATDRGLLVPNVKGADTLPLPDLAAALADLAARSRAGKATPEDLAGGTVTLTNVGVFGVDAGTPILTPGETAILAVGAIRDTPWVHKGKVKPRKVATLALSFDHRVLDGATGSAVLREVGALLEDPFRLLAGS; the protein is encoded by the coding sequence ATGGTGAAGTACTTCAACCTGCCCGACGTGGGAGAGGGCCTGACCGAGGCGGACATCGTCCGCTGGCACGTCGCGCCGGGCGACAGGGTCGAGGTCAACCAGACCATCGTGGAGATCGAGACGGCAAAGGCGATCGTCGAGCTTCCGTCCCCGTTCGCCGGAGTCGTCCGGGAGTTGCTTGCCGAGGAGGGCCAGACCGTCGACGTCGGGGTGCCGATCATCGGGATAGAGGAGGCCGGGGCCGAGCCGCCGGCGGGCCCGCCCGCGCAGAGCCCGCCCGCCGAGGCCGGGCCCGCGACGGGCCAGGCGCCGCCCGCGCGGACGCCCGTGCTCGTGGGGTACGGGGTGAAACCGGGCGCGACGCAGCGGCGGCCGCGCAAGAACGGACCCGCCTCCGGACGGCCCGGGGGCGGTTCCGCGCGGCCCGCCGCGCCGCGCCCGGGCGAACCCGCCGCCTACGCGAGCGGCCAGGACGCGGGAGGCCGGGGCTCGGGAGGGCAGGGCTCGGCAGGACAGGGTTCGGGAGGACAACAGGGTTCGGGAGGACAGGGCGAGGCGCTGGCCGTGCGGCTCGGCCGCGCGGAGGCGGCCACGGGCCGCGCACTGGCCAAGCCGCCGGTGCGCAAGCTCGCGAAGGACCTCGGCGTGGACCTCGCGACGGTCGACGGCACCGGCCCGCACGGCTCGGTGACCCGCGACGACGTGCGGGCCGCCGCGTCCGCCCCGGTGCCCGCGCCCGTCCGCGAGGAGGCCCCTGCCGCCCCCGCACCCCCGACCGCCCCCGTCGTACCCGTGGAGGCGCCGGAGGCCGCTGGAGGGGCGCGCATCCCCGTGAAGGGGGTGCGCAAGGCGATGGCCGCGGCCATGGTCTCCTCGGCCTTCACGGCCCCGCACGTCACCGAGTTCCTCCAGGTGGACGTCACGCGGACGGTGCGGACGGTCGAGAAGCTGCGCGATCTTCCGGAGTTCGGCGAGATCCATTTCAGTCCGATGCTGCTCGTGGCCCGCGCGCTCCTGGTGTCGCTGCGCAGGCATCCCCTCGCCAACGCCGCTTGGACGGAGGACGGCCACGGCGCCGAGATCGTGGTGCCGGAGCACGTGAACCTCGGGATCGCGGTCGCCACCGACCGGGGCCTGCTCGTGCCGAACGTCAAGGGGGCCGACACGCTGCCGCTGCCCGACCTGGCCGCGGCGCTCGCGGACCTCGCCGCGCGCTCGCGCGCGGGCAAGGCGACGCCCGAGGACCTCGCGGGCGGGACGGTCACGCTCACCAACGTCGGCGTCTTCGGCGTGGACGCGGGCACCCCGATCCTCACCCCGGGCGAGACCGCCATCCTCGCCGTGGGCGCCATCCGGGACACCCCTTGGGTGCACAAGGGCAAGGTCAAGCCGCGCAAGGTCGCCACCCTCGCGCTCTCCTTCGACCACCGCGTCCTGGACGGCGCGACGGGCTCGGCGGTCCTCCGCGAGGTGGGCGCCCTCCTGGAGGACCCGTTCCGCCTCCTGGCGGGCTCATGA
- the pdhA gene encoding pyruvate dehydrogenase (acetyl-transferring) E1 component subunit alpha: MTVDAHTARDAELVQLLTPEGERLEHPDYPLNLSDQQLRELYRDLVIVRALDLESVALTRRGELGLWPSLLGQEAAQIGSGRALGAADMVFPTYREHGVAYCRGLPWLDILKLFRGVNHAGWDPKEFGFHLYTIVIGSQTLHATGYAMGIQRDAHAIAEKGETAIGDAALAYFGDGATSQGDVNESFVWAAVYNAPLVFFCQNNQWAISEPLERQTRIPLYRRAQGFGFPGVRVDGNDVLACLAVTRRALDRARTGEGPSLIEAFTYRMGAHTTTDDPTRYRHSDELEAWKLKDPIARVKAYLSRTGLANAAFFEEVEAQVAEAVVELRAACLALPDPPPQAIFQHVYAAPHRLLEEEQAAYETYLAGFHD, encoded by the coding sequence GTGACAGTAGACGCGCACACCGCCCGGGACGCCGAACTCGTCCAGCTCCTGACCCCCGAAGGCGAGCGGCTGGAACATCCCGATTACCCCTTGAACCTTTCCGACCAGCAGCTGCGCGAGCTGTATCGGGACCTGGTGATCGTGCGGGCCCTCGACCTCGAGTCCGTCGCGCTGACCCGGCGGGGCGAGCTGGGCCTGTGGCCCTCGCTCCTCGGCCAGGAGGCCGCGCAGATCGGATCGGGCCGTGCGCTGGGTGCCGCGGACATGGTGTTCCCCACCTATCGCGAACACGGGGTCGCGTACTGCCGAGGGCTGCCCTGGCTGGACATCCTCAAGCTGTTCCGCGGCGTCAACCACGCCGGGTGGGACCCGAAGGAGTTCGGTTTCCACCTCTACACGATCGTCATCGGCAGCCAGACCCTGCACGCCACCGGCTACGCGATGGGCATCCAGCGCGACGCCCACGCGATCGCCGAGAAGGGCGAGACGGCCATCGGCGACGCGGCCCTCGCGTACTTCGGGGACGGGGCCACCTCGCAGGGCGACGTCAACGAGTCCTTCGTCTGGGCGGCGGTCTACAACGCGCCGCTCGTGTTCTTCTGCCAGAACAACCAGTGGGCGATCTCCGAGCCTCTGGAGCGGCAGACGCGGATCCCCCTCTACCGGCGCGCTCAGGGGTTCGGCTTCCCTGGCGTGCGGGTGGACGGCAACGACGTCCTGGCCTGCCTCGCCGTCACCCGCCGCGCCTTGGACCGTGCCCGGACGGGCGAAGGCCCCTCGCTGATCGAGGCGTTCACCTACCGGATGGGCGCGCACACCACCACCGACGACCCCACCCGCTACCGGCACTCCGACGAGCTGGAGGCCTGGAAGCTGAAGGACCCCATCGCCCGGGTGAAGGCCTACCTTTCGCGGACGGGCCTGGCCAACGCGGCGTTCTTCGAGGAGGTCGAGGCCCAGGTGGCCGAGGCCGTCGTGGAGTTGCGCGCCGCCTGCCTCGCCCTGCCCGATCCGCCGCCCCAGGCGATCTTCCAGCATGTCTACGCGGCCCCGCACAGGCTGCTGGAAGAAGAGCAGGCGGCTTACGAGACCTACCTGGCGGGTTTCCATGACTGA
- a CDS encoding NAD(P)-dependent oxidoreductase, whose protein sequence is MDLTMFGATGRTGRHLVRAALAAGHRVTAVVRDPARLETAAHPLLEVVTADPLDPAAIEDAVAGRDAVLSALGASDRTSAAVCGPAARSIIAAMRAGGTRRLVFVTASGHVVDAGDGLATRRIVKPLVGRFLAGPFADFADAEREIRASGLDWTIVRPPRLTDGPAKPYRTAVDRNVRGGLSLSRTDLARAVLAAAADPATAGHTVAAGY, encoded by the coding sequence ATGGATCTGACGATGTTCGGAGCGACCGGCCGCACCGGTCGCCATCTCGTCCGTGCGGCGCTCGCCGCGGGCCACCGGGTCACCGCCGTGGTGCGCGACCCGGCCCGCCTGGAGACCGCCGCGCACCCCCTGCTGGAGGTCGTGACGGCCGACCCGCTGGACCCTGCGGCCATCGAGGACGCGGTCGCCGGACGCGACGCGGTCCTGTCCGCGCTCGGGGCGAGCGACCGGACGTCGGCCGCGGTCTGCGGGCCCGCCGCCCGGTCGATCATCGCGGCGATGCGCGCGGGCGGCACGCGCAGGCTGGTCTTCGTCACCGCGAGCGGCCACGTCGTCGACGCGGGGGACGGTCTCGCGACCCGCCGGATCGTCAAACCGCTGGTCGGCCGCTTCCTGGCCGGCCCGTTCGCCGACTTCGCGGACGCCGAGCGGGAGATCAGGGCAAGTGGCCTGGACTGGACGATCGTCCGCCCGCCGCGCCTCACCGACGGCCCCGCCAAGCCCTATCGGACCGCCGTCGACCGAAACGTCCGCGGCGGCCTCAGCCTGTCCCGGACCGACCTGGCCCGCGCCGTCCTCGCCGCCGCCGCAGACCCCGCGACGGCCGGCCACACCGTGGCCGCGGGGTACTGA
- the purQ gene encoding phosphoribosylformylglycinamidine synthase subunit PurQ, translating to MARVGVITFPGSLDDRDAQRAVRIAGGEPVALWHASTSLEGVDAVVLPGGFSYGDYLRAGAIARFAPLMAELIPAAQAGLPVLGICNGFQVLAEAHLLPGALMPNAGGHFVCRDQRLRIENAETSWTSEFAKGQEIVVPLKNMDGRFTASAETVAELEAEGRVIARYVDVNPNGSLNDIAGVTNEAGNVVGLMPHPEHAVESLTGPTTDGLGFFTSIVKGLINA from the coding sequence ATGGCCCGGGTGGGCGTCATCACTTTTCCCGGATCGCTCGACGACCGGGACGCGCAGCGCGCCGTACGCATCGCCGGGGGTGAACCCGTAGCACTGTGGCACGCATCCACGTCCCTGGAGGGCGTGGACGCGGTCGTGCTGCCGGGCGGGTTCTCCTACGGCGACTACCTGCGCGCGGGCGCCATCGCCCGCTTCGCTCCGCTGATGGCGGAGTTGATCCCGGCCGCGCAGGCGGGACTTCCGGTGCTCGGCATCTGCAACGGCTTCCAGGTCCTCGCCGAGGCGCACCTGCTGCCGGGGGCGCTGATGCCGAACGCGGGCGGCCACTTCGTGTGCCGCGACCAGCGGCTGCGGATAGAGAACGCCGAGACCTCCTGGACGTCCGAGTTCGCCAAGGGCCAGGAGATCGTGGTCCCGCTGAAGAACATGGACGGAAGGTTCACCGCCTCCGCGGAGACCGTCGCCGAACTGGAGGCCGAGGGCCGGGTGATCGCCCGCTACGTGGACGTCAACCCCAACGGCTCCCTGAACGACATCGCCGGCGTCACCAACGAGGCGGGCAACGTCGTCGGGCTGATGCCGCATCCCGAGCACGCCGTGGAGTCCCTGACCGGCCCGACCACCGACGGGCTCGGCTTCTTCACCTCGATCGTCAAGGGCCTGATCAACGCATGA
- a CDS encoding ATP-binding protein, whose product MSVPVIRRVLGDALRGLGVSEDCIDDILVAASEACTNVVRHSTTVEYEVDGTIDDENCVLWITDHGTGMRRPAETGELAESGRGMNIMRALVDDLTLDARPDGVRVAMRKRLTWHDEALMRRLESELVHSAR is encoded by the coding sequence ATGAGTGTTCCCGTCATCCGTCGCGTGCTCGGTGACGCGCTGCGCGGGCTTGGGGTGTCCGAGGACTGCATCGACGACATACTGGTCGCCGCGTCGGAGGCGTGCACCAATGTGGTGCGGCATTCCACGACCGTCGAGTACGAGGTGGACGGCACCATCGACGACGAGAACTGCGTGCTGTGGATCACCGATCACGGCACCGGGATGCGGCGTCCGGCGGAGACGGGGGAACTCGCCGAATCAGGGCGGGGCATGAACATCATGCGCGCCCTCGTCGACGACCTGACCCTCGACGCGCGGCCCGACGGCGTCCGCGTGGCCATGCGCAAACGGCTGACCTGGCATGACGAGGCACTCATGCGCCGCCTCGAATCCGAACTGGTCCACAGCGCCCGGTAA